The Anas platyrhynchos isolate ZD024472 breed Pekin duck chromosome 1, IASCAAS_PekinDuck_T2T, whole genome shotgun sequence genomic sequence CACCCGTCTTCAAACCAcgatgctgcagcagcagcagggcattGTGGCAGCCTTCATCTCTTAAATTCGTCGTCGCCTTTCAGCTTGCCAATCTCTGGATATCCATCCCTGCATCGCTGCTGAAGACGAACCTGACTGCATCTCTGAAAGGATTCCTCGGGCTCCCATGTATAACCTCCTCCTTATTGGCAAGCATTAGGTAGGCAATTTTCAAGTGCTTCTGGATTTGCaggcagcttttaacattgatcTGAGAACCCTATTGTACTCTCTGTAATCAGAGCAGAATCCTCTCTCTAAAACCTTCCCTGCTTTAAATCTTCCTTTTCATCCTCTGTGTTTCTGGTTGGGTTAGGGGAGcgtatttctgttttctcttttattttttttttaaatgttgtggCTGATGTGTGCTTTTGGAAAAGGATATTCCCCCCCTGGTCCCTCCCCTGTTCTGCAGAACAGCTATAAGCGGTGCCATACAATTACCTTCAGTGTTGATGAACAACTGTTTGACTGCCTATAGGGCAGGCTGTTCACTCTTTTATACTTTAATTTTCCAGTGCCTTCTCCAAAGCTGCAGACCAGGATCTTGCCCACTAACTAAGTTCTGCTTTGGTTCCAGAGATGGCTAACAGAGGACCAAGCTATGGCTTAAGCCGAGAAGTTCAAGAAAAGAttgaacagaaatatgacccggAATTAGAGTCCAGGCTGGTGAACTGGATTATTGTACAGTGTGGAGAACAGATAGAGCACCCTCCTCCTGGAAGGCAGCATTTTCAGACCTGGTTGATGGATGGGACAGTAAGTGTTCTGTCTAATTCTGCATCTCTGTGACTTTATGTGCACAgtgaatttgtatttattatcaTGTGTccttattttctgtgttcatCTTGGCTAAACTGGTCTGTGCTCATGGCCAGTGCAGAAATGTGTACCTTAGCATCTGAATGATGTCCTTTTGGCTGGGAATCTTaatcagagaaaataattattctacCAGTGTACTGGGATTAATACAGTGCTTATGACTCCTGTGAGTCATGCACATTATATATGAGTATGACTCATTCCTTCAGCGCCTTTTCTCATGCAGTTAAATgagatctgtttttaaaattagatgTACAATTTTGTCTTCAAGAAATCATCATTGTCGACATAAAAAAGTGAATAGATGTAGAAAATCTGATGGACTGGTTTATATCAtaactgttttcttgtttgggaATCGTTCTGTAGCTAAAACATCGTATTCTGTTGGTTTACTGAACAACAGACAGATGCTGCTGTTTGCAGTGGGCTGTAGGAATACGCTAATCATTGAACCTCTGCCAAAGTGACTGTAACAGTATTTCAATTGACATTGCTTATTTTTTTGGCTCAGGCATGTGGTTTCTTCTCAGTCATTATATAACCTTTACCAGTGATTGCTTTGTTGTCTCTAGCAGATTAGGATTTATTTGGTCAGGCTATTGTCATCAGTTAACAAAAGCTCTAATGCGTTTCTAATATACTTTGATTATTACCAAGtctcttctttgttttttaatcaaagaaatTATGTCCCTGATAGAAGCTGGCCAGGTCAAAAGCATTTTGCAGCATCGTTTCATGTGCAGAAATTACCTTCTACTTTGGTGActtctttctacttctgtttctgtgtttctctctCAGCTGTTATGCAAGTTAATAAACAGTTTACATCCAAAGGGAAGTGAGCCCATTGCAAAGATCTCTGAATCAAAAATGGCTTTCAAGCAGATGGAACAAATTTCCCAGTTCTTAAAAGCTGCTGAAATCTACGGAGTAAGAACAACAGATATTTTCCAGACGGTGGATTTGTGGgaaggtaaaaataataaactggAAGCCAGTTTGCAATcttcattttactttgctttgaTGTGTTGTAATGGTGCATTTTGTCTAAGGCATATTCTCTAATGTAAttatcttttgtttctgtttgcctTATCTCATTACTGTGTTCTTCCGGTGGTGCATTATCTCCTCTGAGAGATTTATATTACCCTGAGGGCATAATGGAGCTTTTCCAAGCTCATGTGTTATCCAAAAGCCCATCATTCTGACAGAAATCTGCAGACCtaataaaacaaatgctctCTATGCTAATTATTTCCAAGTAAATAACTTCTAATAGCAAGTATGGAAAACCCTTATTTTGTGACGACAAGCTTTTATTGCAGTTTTCAAATTATAAGCAAAGCTCAAATTAGAGCTATAAAATGCATTGCCAGGAGCAGATATGTCTCTATAGAGCTAGTGAGGGCTCATCTATGACTAGTGAGAAGCAGAAACCACTGGTAACATCATGTCAGCTGAGCATCTCTCTGCAACAGTACAATCTTTCTAGAAAGGTCACTAtggcaacagcaaaaaaatccaGAGTGCCCCTGTAGCTTTGCAGTAAACCAGGTGAAGGCTCTCTCCATCCCATTCATGAAGTGGACACTGTGCATTCCAGTTGCAGGAGAGCTGAGTC encodes the following:
- the TAGLN3 gene encoding transgelin-3, with product MANRGPSYGLSREVQEKIEQKYDPELESRLVNWIIVQCGEQIEHPPPGRQHFQTWLMDGTLLCKLINSLHPKGSEPIAKISESKMAFKQMEQISQFLKAAEIYGVRTTDIFQTVDLWEGKDMAAVQRTLMALGSLAVTKDDGCYKGDPSWFHRKAQQNRRGFSEEQLRQGQNVIGLQMGSNKGASQSGMTGYGMPRQII